In Papaver somniferum cultivar HN1 unplaced genomic scaffold, ASM357369v1 unplaced-scaffold_80, whole genome shotgun sequence, the following proteins share a genomic window:
- the LOC113344966 gene encoding ENTH domain-containing protein C794.11c-like, with amino-acid sequence MSSIVGNNNNSMGTPFFHEFKKQASFFLKEKIKTARLALTDVTPAELLTEEVTNGNPWGPDTKTMGLISRAAFEVDDYWRIVEILHKKLIRFDRKNWRISYKTLVLLEHLLTHGPESIAEEFKCDIKVIQDMRNFQYIDERGFNWGLTMKNKSERMLKLLEKGPLLKEERNRARKVTRGIKGFGSFTQKTSMTDENRASVGAFGRCNSEFVNHGEDCGNQFSVDKGVTEGANNTQQNDFRNTIPEMTKNALNTLEASSNEDSLPRKSEMRKGSKENIMPREETLRIDRTKESKPLLGCQKYEPGNAYFTIDEEGHPFNNDENQSTTSLLSASGGI; translated from the exons ATGTCGTCGATCGTCGGAAACAACAATAACAGCATGGGTACTCCATTTTTCCATGAATTCAAGAAACAAGCTTCATTTTTTCTGAAAGAGAAGATCAAGACTGCAAGATTAGCTCTTACTGATGTCACTCCAGCTGAACT ATTGACTGAAGAAGTTACTAATGGAAATCCATGGGGTCCTGATACCAAAACCATGGGTTTGATATCAAGAGCTGCTTTTGAAGTTGATGATTATTGGAGAATTGTTGAGATTCTTCACAAAAA ATTGATAAGATTTGATAGGAAGAATTGGAGGATTTCTTACAAAACTCTGGTGTTGCTTGAACATCTTCTTACTCATGGTCCAGAGAGTATTGCAGAAGAGTTTAAGTGTGATATTAAGGTTATTCAAGATATGAGGAATTTCCAGTATATCGATGAAAGAGG GTTTAATTGGGGGCTTACAATGAAGAATAAATCTGAGAGGATGTTGAAGTTGCTGGAGAAAGGACCATTACTGAAAGAAGAACGGAATCGGGCGCGTAAGGTAACTCGTGGGATTAAAGGGTTTGGAAGCTTTACTCAGAAGACTTCTATGACTGATGAAAATCGAGCATCTGTTGGAGCCTTTGGTAGGTGTAATTCTGAGTTTGTCAATCATGGAGAAGATTGCGGGAATCAGTTCTCTGTTGACAAAGGTGTGACTGAGGGTGCCAACAACACACAGCAGAACGACTTCCGCAATACGATCCCTGAGATGACAAAAAATGCACTGAATACTCTTGAGGCTTCTTCTAATGAAGATTCGCTACCCAGAAAGTCTGAAATGAGAAAAGGCTCCAAAGAGAACATTATGCCAAGGGAAGAAACTTTAAGGATTGACAGGACAAAAGAATCTAAACCTCTTCTAGGATGTCAAAAATATGAGCCAGGGAATGCATATTTTACCATAGATGAGGAAGGGCATCCGTTCAACAACGATGAAAACCAAAGCACCACATCACTACTTTCTGCAAGCGGTGGAATCTAA